The DNA segment TGTGTTATTAGACAAATTAGCTGTTGATTGTAATTTTGCAGATCAAAAACATAATTTGGGATGGGTTTCACAATTGGATtctattataaaataataattataatataattataaattCCAATTGTGTAACCCATTAGacaaatgatgttttttatttaattgaaaaattacgttaaaatatttttgtacaAGAAATCTAAACAGAAGAACTGACAACACAATTCAGTTCATGATCAAAATATGTGTTACTGTACTATAAGTGTACAGGCAAAGTGTTAAATTAGTACAATACTAATTACGTCTTGTCCCAACTTTCACTTTAACCCCCCCACAGTGATCCTGGAGACATTCAGAGATCTTAAACTTTGTTTGAATTGGAGGCAAATTTGTAAGATAATAAGAGTCAAATTATTCGTGCAATTCGCTGCATTATAAAATTGTTAATGGCTTAGCCAGTAATGGATGTTGGGGTTTTTTAATCACTATATTACCTCGTATATTCACCAATAATTTCTTTAAATGCAAGTCAGTCCAAATAACTTGTATATTGAATTTTTTTTCCCATTCTTTACTATGGCTTTGTAACACACTGAGCATTTTAACTAGTCACACAATTGAACTTAAATGCAAAATAATGGTGGCAATTTTTCATAATTGCTGGGTTTCACCGGTAACAAAGTTTGTATCTTTCAAATCggaacaataaaataaaagtgagaaagacattttaaaaatgttatttctaaTGATACATTTTTTAGTCACATGGGATATAACCCCTCCATCAGACTGAATCGTGTGGGCAATGTGCAGCGTTCGGGGATTTCCCTGTATTCATGGCTCAAAGTGATTTGTTTCTTGTCTCCATGGAGTGTTATCATGAATTCCTATCTTTATGTTTCATAGTAgttgtgttttaggtttttgTGGAAAATTTTGTGGTATTCTCGGTTTGTCTATGTTCCTCTGCAGTATGTGATGAAAGTTGGAGCCTTTTGTTTTTAGTTCTCAAAGCTCAAATTACACTCAGGCATCCATTCTCATGTACATTATATTTGTTTCCCTTTACGTGTATGACAAATATCAGtatacgtttttctttttcttcctttactTGTATTTGTGAAATAAATACTATTTTATCATACTTTTAGTATCAGGGGTCGGagttttttctgcctttttttattggttgaccaataggggtgtaacaattcattcactgaatcgattaatcgatttatattcctgcgatccaactgaaaaTCATTTTCATTGGTGCTTTTCTTTATGCAGAATATGCGAGctctcccggcgtctcgctctctcgcccACTCTCcgctactgcattttaaaaccacaatatAAACAGTTAGTGTGCAATCAGCtgagctgaggccaattgcctccaccgttccctgagccactcccttctccgtcccctctgcagccgagccaaaccacgcccaccagctcgtcgacccggggcattgggtaggcatcgaaccgtgacacgtcattcaccctgccgcccctgtcagaccgcaccaccttgtagtcgacgtcccccacctgccgtgtgacctcgaAGGGCCCTTGCCGCTTGGCTAGGAGTTTAggagggtcaagccagtggtcccaattacgttcGTCAgtaataaatttacggatcatagacttcagagtcttattcatgcgttccaccagcccatccgCCTGTGGGTGATACACCCTCGTACGAATGCACAtaatgcccagtaacccgtaaagttctctcagtgtgcgcgacatgaacgaggtgccctggtcagtcagaatctccttagggattccaTCTCGgaagatgacctgaaacagagcctgcgcgactGTTACGTTCTGACTCCCCAGGAGGGGAGTGGGATTCACGCCACTTCCCGAGGACGTCCTGTGACCAGTAAACGGGTATGGCGTCGTAggtgcaagaaaacaaacatcacctGAAGTTGGGGTaagcaggcttttatttaagcgctgttaacaggggaaatgaggagggctggcggtaccaaagcaaagaaaagaacaaaatgcctcCCACCCCCTTCCCTATCTCCCAACGAAAACCACTAACTGGCACACTAACAAGGCAccctaaccaaacttacagTAGGTGGCCCAGCCAGGTGTAGCTAGTGTTGTTAGACAGGAGAGTAACCCTACGTGCAGGTATGTAAACTCCGGAGCAGGGCTAAACTACTCCTCATCCCCctgtaagaaaaagaacaaaagaaaaaaacaattaattgaatacacaGTACAGAAAATCACCAGAACTAATAACTACCCCACCATACACCAGCACTCTCATACACACAACCAGTGACACCCACCCGGGTGAAACAAACAGAAGGGCATGATGGGAttggagatgagtggaaacagctgaaccGGGTAACGAGAGTGGGTGGAGCCAAGATGAACGGAGATCATGGATGATCAGGACCACCTGTAtgaccggacacacacacacgcacacgaaacagaacacatacctatacacagaacaggggacgtaacagcgaggctctttgcagagatattgcgcaacggcactgcctccggataacgcgttgcgtaatccacgagaactaacacaaagcgatatccgcgcGCGCTacggtgaaacggcccgatgaggtccctACCGATCCGCTCGAAAggaacctccaccaacggcagaggacgcaacgtcgccctcggaatggccgaagcgttcactaactgacactccgggcaggacgcgcactggcggcgcacgtcccccaataaaatcgggtcattatccggtctagtGTTTTCTCGTATCCCATTTTGACCATTTGTCaaattactgtgtacgccattagcaatggcaaatgttatgtaaaaaagatacacaaaataacttctttaaaaaaattgttttaatcaaggtaaaatgagcattccatgcaaacaacatttgaatcagcatgaggggtctgcagagatcacagtctcctagagatcaactacagtgcatagtggcaggactacagtgaccttttctttggtcttacttaaatgcacagaggatgtattaaccacacatcttctagcaatgcgctcaactggcagaaatgatgctgggtatgacgtgtctgttccctgcaagccccaaacttctattggctttccataaaaatgtctgtccgggtggggatgaagccaggaaacgtgTGCacgaacatgtttaaatgccgtaccctttgacacaacattaacaactataaactgctttataatggctggtcgtagttctgctagagggtcaaggacgggttcctcaaaactgttagtgtttccacaccacttagcatgaacacatgctgacctttctgctctgcatctgtcgattgagtaagttacattcatatatgttacccggttacatgtcatggcaaaacattccacctcagtgacacaagggtacatctgatgatacattgtcaacattgcatgtatgtcagactcatccaagattgtctggtggaatggagaaagaggcaccactgtacagttttctagggaaagtcgttctgctgacaccaaaacactgctttacataaagcatatcagctgtttcaaagtcccaaccatttgtcttcctaaaatactggtccttccgtataacaataacctcatatgtgattggaggacccttagactcctcgtccaatcacgtgtgaggtcataggcatgactgatacagcagtacttgcaagacgagcatacaaacagacacgtgtgtgttactatattcagaagaactgtatctccagtttctttgttttgtttttgctggttcgtgaataatggctggacgacgtctcgccttcaactcctctccgcggtcagcaactttcggccagtccacagacagacgagaagaaactgctgaatgctctcagtggattgtctcgtcaactccaacaacaaactgccgatatcaacgagcggttcgctccactggagcgttcgggactctccaggtttctgtccatggaggagaagtcggcggctctggaggaactgactcaaagaagaggagacgggcgcacaatcccacgatagcggtaagaatacgttcgatgactgcaagctaagctaaaagtagcgtagcctaaaacgaaagctaagagtagcctagtagccttacaagtgagcagaaacagctttattaaagtgtattttctttgccgtgtcgtttacaggaagcggtgcgccgtcttcacaactccgagatgatttacaggcgctacgaaccggagcaagggtaagatttaaagaatatgctttcattctgcggtataaggaaatatacacgtatagataccataggatggataccgatcataactgtacattttgttttcacagactaatctcgcctcataatgaggcggtgacctcgtatttgctccgggaaaagtccagatttagacgacgtcattgtgtgtaagtgacactgtttactgtttctccttccttgttaaatgttactgtgacttgcgtttggttttttttattcataccacagtcatttaattgttttccagccgcctgtgagacgtattttgagacggtacgcaggagctttaggttcagccggaacactcattgcgggcggaagctgcgaaggattcagcgcggagtcgagcgaagGGTAGAAgaaagagtttatttgctgactttttttcaggtgcattgatagatgtgttgtgtccgtacgcatcgcacagtactgatacattgttgtttttacagctgctggaatcgagacaaagtgtgctggctaatgacgaggtggaactctggaaatccgccaccgtagagctcacgtcagacggagaggatggcgttgttggcggggtctcggggtggattgtacggtcgccgccATTTCTGAGTCAGTCCCGGTTAGAGGCGACTCAGAAATACAGAGCCCCgcacacgaggcgcctgcacaacagacctgcctcggaaaacacggcgccagtgacggtgtacaaccccgaggaggcaaacggacagtttactgagctgtagtttttaaaccgccgttacccaagtgtgggcagatcc comes from the Gasterosteus aculeatus chromosome 14, fGasAcu3.hap1.1, whole genome shotgun sequence genome and includes:
- the LOC144388245 gene encoding uncharacterized protein LOC144388245, with protein sequence MAGRRLAFNSSPRSATFGQSTDRREETAECSQWIVSSTPTTNCRYQRAVRSTGAFGTLQVSVHGGEVGGSGGTDSKKRRRAHNPTIAEAVRRLHNSEMIYRRYEPEQGLISPHNEAVTSYLLREKSRFRRRHCVRL